A single window of Nakaseomyces glabratus chromosome G, complete sequence DNA harbors:
- the LYS12 gene encoding homoisocitrate dehydrogenase (CAGL0G02585g~Homo-isocitrate dehydrogenase) — protein sequence MLRGSATRLTAMRGFSSTRLAQKALTIGLIPGDGIGKEVIPAGKQILEKVGPKFDLDFKFIDLHAGWETFQNTGKALPDETVEVLRRDCQGALFGAVQSPTTKVEGYSSPIVALRKAMGLFANVRPVKAVEGTNDRPVDMVIVRENTEDLYIKIEKTYTDPATGTRVAEATKRISEVATRRIATIALDIALQRLQSRGHATLTVTHKSNVLSQSDGLFREICKDVYESNKDKYGKIQYNEQIVDSMVYRMFREPECFDVVVAPNLYGDILSDGAAALVGSLGVVPSANVGPEIVIGEPCHGSAPDIAGRGIANPIATIRSTALMLEFLGYPEAAQPIYKAVDSNIRENQIKTPDLGGKSTTQQVVDDILSKI from the coding sequence ATGCTAAGAGGAAGTGCTACTAGACTAACAGCTATGCGTGGATTCTCTTCCACCAGACTAGCTCAAAAGGCTTTAACCATTGGTTTGATACCAGGTGATGGTATTGGTAAGGAAGTTATCCCAGCGGGTAAGCAAATACTGGAGAAAGTTGGGCCAAAATTTGACCTAGACTTCAAATTCATCGATCTGCATGCTGGTTGGGAAACCTTCCAAAACACCGGTAAAGCCTTACCAGATGAAACCGTTGAAGTGCTGAGGAGAGATTGCCAAGGTGCTTTGTTTGGTGCTGTTCAATCTCCTACCACCAAGGTAGAAGGCTACTCTTCTCCAATTGTGGCATTGAGAAAGGCTATGGGCTTGTTCGCCAATGTCCGTCCTGTTAAAGCAGTTGAAGGTACCAATGACAGGCCTGTGGATATGGTCATTGTCAGAGAGAACACAGAGGATCTATATATCAAGATTGAAAAGACATACACCGACCCGGCAACTGGCACCAGAGTAGCAGAGGCCACCAAGAGAATATCTGAAGTTGCAACTAGAAGAATTGCTACCATTGCCCTTGATATTGCTCTACAAAGATTACAATCTAGAGGACATGCAACTTTGACCGTTACTCACAAGTCCAATGTCTTGTCCCAAAGTGATGGTTTATTCAGAGAAATCTGTAAGGATGTGTACGAATCCAACAAAGACAAATACGGCAAGATCCAATACAATGAACAAATTGTGGATTCCATGGTTTACAGAATGTTCAGAGAACCAGAATGCTTCGATGTTGTTGTAGCACCAAACTTATACGGTGATATTCTTTCTGATGGTGCCGCTGCTCTGGTTGGTTCATTGGGTGTTGTTCCAAGTGCCAATGTGGGCCCAGAAATCGTCATCGGTGAACCATGCCACGGTTCTGCACCTGATATTGCAGGAAGAGGTATTGCCAACCCAATTGCTACTATCAGATCTACCGCACTAATGCTTGAATTCTTAGGTTACCCAGAAGCCGCACAACCTATTTATAAGGCTGTTGACAGTAATATAAGAGAAAACCAAATCAAGACCCCTGACCTAGGCGGTAAATCCACTACACAACAAGTCGTGGACGACATCTTGTCCAAGATATAA
- the PRK1 gene encoding serine/threonine protein kinase PRK1 (CAGL0G02607g~Ortholog(s) have protein serine/threonine kinase activity): protein MNQPELDRINVGTQLTVGTHSVKILKYLTSGGFAQIYAVEILSMGLFNGSNVACLKRVKVPDKLSLNILRAEVDAMKLLANNKHVVSYIDSHATRSPTNDGTYEVFLLMEYCEGGGLIDFMNTRLQNRLTEPEILDIMSQTTQGIAVMHALVPPLLHRDIKIENVLLSKGGIYKVCDFGSVSGVIRPPRNQQELLYVQHDIMKNTTAQYRCPEMLDLYRGLPIDEKADIWALGVFLYKLCYYTTPFEKLGEPAILHARFQFPSFPNYSDRLKNLIKSMLREHPSDRPNVCQVLEEVSRMQNVPCPIRNFYLLRAMEKVKLSTEIDYPQLQLQKLRNAQADNLSNPMIKPMPIAQRPTFSGNGMVNNNRTLPTVMVSNNVIGNGSQVWDNSKPPEPQPIPQSRSFVKSSTLIGAPLSKSWGHNEFNFGSISNSPSVFQGAIVPAANQLQNKDSSHQPKPSGMMKKNEQLQVTSTFASSPNTRTRTNSQGSSLYIPTSSEYRTRHVHTGDNNSLKSSKLDSDKLDIAVQRSPSSRSDGSDFRLPLNPNSEKRKSIQLRVQHLLDNMSSNEVKKSAQGYGKYTDELSSTGTNIPKVTPDSPVLADLIDFNDVPTIRIPSDKNQLSKSGKIKPAPPPKPKKLRSNKKISTLSALRLEPKQNDRITSDATDVLMHLNVDDLEEDFKRRFPSAV, encoded by the coding sequence ATGAATCAACCCGAATTGGATCGGATTAATGTGGGAACCCAACTGACGGTTGGCACACATTCGGTCAAGATCTTGAAGTACTTGACCTCAGGTGGGTTTGCGCAGATCTATGCGGTAGAGATACTCTCCATGGGTCTCTTCAATGGTAGCAATGTTGCTTGTCTAAAAAGGGTGAAAGTTCCAGATAAATTGTCTCTAAACATTCTGAGGGCTGAGGTCGATGCAATGAAACTTCTTGCCAATAATAAGCATGTTGTATCATATATTGATTCTCATGCAACTAGGTCGCCGACAAATGATGGAACTTACGAAGTGTTTCTACTGATGGAATACTGTGAAGGAGGGGGGTTGATTGATTTTATGAACACTAGGCTTCAAAATAGGTTAACAGAGCCAGAAATACTTGATATAATGAGTCAAACCACACAAGGTATTGCCGTAATGCATGCATTGGTACCACCTCTGCTTCACAGAGATATTAAGATAGAGAATGTTCTACTGTCGAAGGGAGGTATCTATAAGGTCTGTGATTTTGGATCAGTCAGTGGTGTAATAAGGCCTCCAAGAAACCAGCAAGAATTGTTATATGTACAGCATGATATCATGAAAAATACCACAGCACAATACAGATGCCCTGAAATGCTAGATCTGTACCGCGGATTACCCATCGATGAAAAGGCTGATATTTGGGCACTGGGTGTTTTTCTGTATAAACTTTGTTATTATACCACAccatttgaaaaacttgGTGAGCCTGCCATTCTACATGCTAGATTTCAATTCCCTTCCTTCCCGAATTATAGTGACAGATTGAAAAACTTAATTAAATCAATGTTAAGAGAGCATCCTTCGGATAGGCCTAATGTATGTCAAGTTTTGGAAGAAGTCTCAAGAATGCAAAACGTCCCATGTCCAATAAGAAACTTCTACCTATTGCGGGCAATGGAGAAGGTGAAACTATCAACTGAAATTGACTACCCACAATTGCAACTACAGAAATTAAGGAATGCACAAGCAGATAACTTGAGTAATCCAATGATAAAACCTATGCCTATTGCACAAAGACCGACCTTTTCAGGGAATGGAATGGTTAATAATAACAGGACTCTGCCAACCGTAATGGTCAGCAATAATGTCATTGGTAATGGAAGTCAAGTCTGGGATAATTCAAAGCCACCAGAACCTCAACCAATTCCACAATCTAGATCATTCGTGAAGTCAAGTACGTTAATTGGAGCTCCATTATCAAAAAGTTGGGGGCATAATGAGTTCAATTTTGGTAGCATAAGCAATTCACCGAGTGTATTTCAAGGAGCGATTGTGCCGGCTGCTAATCAATTGCAAAATAAAGattcttctcatcaacCAAAACCAAGCgggatgatgaagaagaatgagCAACTACAAGTGACCTCAACGTTTGCTTCATCACCTAACACCAGAACTAGGACTAACTCCCAAGGCAGCAGTTTATATATACCAACAAGTTCAGAATACCGGACAAGGCACGTTCATACCGGCGATAACAATAGTTTAAAAAGCTCCAAACTTGATAGTGATAAGCTTGATATTGCTGTACAGAGAAGTCCTAGCTCAAGAAGTGATGGTTCTGATTTTAGATTGCCATTGAATCCCAATTCTGAGAAACGAAAATCTATTCAACTACGTGTGCAGCATTTATTAGATAATATGAGTAGTAACGAAGTTAAAAAGTCTGCACAAGGTTACGGTAAATATACTGATGAGCTTTCTTCCACAGGGACTAATATTCCTAAAGTGACTCCAGATTCACCCGTTCTTGCAGATTTGATAGATTTTAATGATGTTCCCACCATTAGAATACCATCAGATAAAAATCAGCTTTCAAAAAGTGGTAAAATTAAGCCTGCACCTCCACCCAAGCCCAAAAAACTGCGctcaaacaaaaagattTCCACTCTGAGTGCGTTGAGACTAGAACCCAAGCAAAATGACCGCATCACGAGTGATGCAACTGATGTTTTAATGCACTTAAACGTTGATGACTTAGAGGAAGACTTCAAGAGAAGATTTCCTAGCGCTGTGTAA
- the BMT5 gene encoding 25S rRNA (uracil2634-N3)-methyltransferase (CAGL0G02629g~Ortholog(s) have rRNA (uridine-N3-)-methyltransferase activity, role in rRNA base methylation and nucleolus localization), giving the protein MARRLKGKGGAKGLKAALLNHKANVQQNKVLKKKTENKIKQKTQLNKNQKKQQQNSVEKSFIPFEKNETLMLVGEGDFSFARSIIEESYILPENLIVTSYDNSYNELKLKYPHSFEENFKFLVDNNVKILYQVDATKLIKSLKLSKHTPWSKLMGPSWKFKYLQNIMFNFPHTGKGVKDQDRNIRDHQELLFGFFDSAKQLYSLVNSNKKNLEVGQTMGYNLSNNHDAKSNITEEGYGRIILSLFTGEPYDSWSIKILAKNNGLQLERSNKFQWENFPQYSHKRTNSEQDTTKPAKERDARIYIFKKYEKTKPKKVSEDSDEE; this is encoded by the coding sequence ATGGCTAGAAGATTAAAAGGTAAAGGTGGTGCAAAAGGTTTGAAAGCAGCTCTACTAAACCATAAGGCTAATGTTCAACAGAACAAAGttctaaagaagaaaacagaaaacaAGATAAAGCAAAAGACACAACTCAATAAGAATcagaaaaaacaacaacagaatAGTGTAGAAAAGAGTTTCATaccatttgaaaaaaatgaaacgTTAATGCTGGTGGGTGAGGGTGATTTTTCATTTGCTAGATCAATTATTGAAGAATCATATATTTTACCTGAAAATTTAATAGTCACATCATATGACAACTCTTACAATGAATTGAAGCTGAAATACCCACATAgctttgaagaaaacttcaaatttttaGTTGATAATAATGTAAAGATATTATACCAGGTAGATGCCACTAAGTTGATAAAATCGTTAAAGCTTTCAAAGCACACACCTTGGAGTAAGTTGATGGGACCTAGTTGGAAATTCAAGTATTTGCAAAACATAATGTTCAACTTTCCACATACTGGAAAAGGTGTCAAAGATCAAGACAGGAATATTAGAGACCATCAAGAACTTTTGTTTGGATTCTTTGATAGCGCCAAACAATTGTATTCTCTTGTAAATTCgaacaagaagaatttgGAAGTAGGTCAAACAATGGGTTATAATTTATCCAATAACCATGATGCGAAATCAAATATTACTGAGGAGGGTTACGGtagaataatattatctttatttaCTGGTGAGCCATATGATTCTTGGAGTATAAAGATATTGGCAAAAAATAACGGCCTTCAATTAGAAAGGTCAAATAAGTTTCAATGGGAAAACTTCCCTCAATATTCACATAAAAGGACAAATAGTGAACAAGATACTACAAAACCCGCCAAAGAACGTGATGCAAGGATTTAtatcttcaagaaatatgaAAAGACTAAACCTAAAAAAGTTAGTGAGGATTCTGACGAAGAATAA